The following proteins are encoded in a genomic region of Burkholderia gladioli:
- a CDS encoding GNAT family N-acetyltransferase, producing the protein MNAFPTPREMAALADQAEALAWSDFIAAAPETLKTELGLSVEQVGDATLLIGPGTPLTYFNRVIGLGMRGEATANQVDRIVERYRRAGSPAWLLLWSDLARPATMPPMLADRGFTYPAASSWVKLYRDAQAPAPVASELAIVEASADQAVELARVVVGVFGMPAFVGEWLVRVRGRTGWKLYAVLDGERVVGGGCLFVSGEQAWLGWGAIAESHRRRGGQSALIARRIEDAIASGARHLFAETGEPAEGSRNASLDNMLRNGFSRVISRQNVVGPTF; encoded by the coding sequence GTGAATGCTTTCCCGACTCCCCGAGAAATGGCCGCTCTCGCCGATCAGGCCGAAGCCCTGGCCTGGTCCGATTTCATCGCCGCCGCACCGGAAACCCTGAAAACCGAGCTGGGCCTCAGCGTCGAGCAGGTGGGCGACGCCACCCTGCTGATCGGCCCCGGCACGCCACTGACCTATTTCAACCGGGTGATCGGCCTTGGCATGCGGGGCGAGGCCACCGCGAACCAGGTTGACCGGATTGTCGAGCGCTATCGTCGCGCCGGCAGCCCCGCGTGGCTCCTGCTCTGGAGCGATCTGGCCCGGCCCGCGACGATGCCCCCGATGCTGGCTGACCGGGGCTTCACGTATCCGGCAGCAAGCAGCTGGGTCAAGTTATACAGGGACGCGCAAGCGCCCGCGCCGGTCGCGAGTGAACTCGCAATCGTCGAAGCCTCGGCCGACCAGGCCGTCGAGCTCGCGCGTGTCGTGGTCGGCGTGTTCGGCATGCCTGCCTTTGTCGGCGAATGGTTGGTGCGAGTGCGGGGCAGGACCGGTTGGAAACTGTATGCGGTGCTCGACGGCGAGCGCGTAGTCGGTGGGGGCTGCCTGTTCGTATCGGGCGAACAGGCCTGGTTGGGCTGGGGAGCGATAGCGGAATCGCACCGCCGCCGTGGTGGCCAAAGCGCCCTGATCGCACGCCGCATCGAGGATGCCATCGCCTCGGGTGCCCGTCATCTGTTCGCCGAAACGGGCGAACCCGCAGAAGGCAGCCGCAACGCCTCGCTCGACAACATGCTGCGAAATGGATTTTCCCGAGTCATATCGCGTCAGAATGTCGTGGGACCGACATTCTGA
- a CDS encoding glutathione S-transferase family protein: MYQVYAFATPNSVKVPIALEELGLQYELHSVNVRKGEQKHPDFIALNPNGKVPVLRDGERGFTLSESAAILVYLAERHGVLLAEDPLTRARTFEQLFAHASGLGPAFGQAGYFLRFAPAESPGHALDRFAQEARRQLGLLDALLAGRTFVAGEDFSIADIAHFGWIWRRTFPDLTLDTAPNVQRWYDAVASRPAVERAIGRIEALAEGRQPA, encoded by the coding sequence ATGTACCAGGTCTACGCGTTTGCCACGCCGAATTCCGTCAAGGTTCCGATCGCGCTCGAAGAGCTCGGTTTGCAATATGAACTGCATTCGGTCAACGTCAGGAAAGGCGAACAGAAGCACCCGGATTTCATCGCACTGAACCCGAACGGCAAGGTGCCGGTGCTCCGTGATGGTGAGCGGGGCTTCACGCTGAGTGAGTCGGCGGCGATCCTGGTTTATCTCGCCGAGCGTCATGGTGTGCTGCTGGCCGAGGATCCGCTGACGCGCGCCCGGACTTTCGAGCAACTGTTCGCGCATGCTTCCGGTCTCGGCCCGGCATTCGGGCAGGCCGGGTATTTTCTGCGCTTCGCGCCCGCGGAATCCCCCGGGCATGCGCTGGACCGCTTCGCGCAGGAAGCCCGACGTCAGCTTGGCCTTCTGGATGCGTTACTGGCCGGCCGCACGTTCGTGGCGGGGGAAGACTTTTCGATCGCCGACATCGCCCATTTCGGATGGATCTGGCGACGGACCTTTCCGGACCTGACGCTGGACACGGCACCGAACGTGCAGCGCTGGTACGACGCCGTGGCAAGCCGCCCGGCGGTGGAGCGAGCCATCGGCAGGATCGAGGCGCTCGCCGAAGGCAGGCAACCGGCATGA
- a CDS encoding alkene reductase, translating into MNRLFSRINVGPLELDHRVVLAPLTRMRTEEGNIPGDLMVDYYTQRASRGGLLISDATAVSPLGIAYVDAPGIYTEAQMRGWQRVVDAVHARGARIFLQMWHAGRQAHPANTGGLTPVAPSALRSLEHAAIRDANGSIVEAELVVPRVLEIDEIEAIVEQFRRGAELALQAGFDGVELHGANGYLFEQFLLDGTNQRTDRYGGPIPNRARFLFDTLDAVASVWGPGRVALRLSPSGTYGTMSDSDPYATFGYVARRLNDYDLAYLHLIEPRIRGIVEQATRETDVTSKDIRQIYRGTIIAAGGFTGASAEQIIADGHADLVAFGRMFISNPDLPYRLRQGRPLAPYDRSTFYGGDGRGYTDYARDSQTIA; encoded by the coding sequence ATGAACAGACTTTTCAGCCGCATCAACGTCGGTCCTCTCGAACTCGACCACCGCGTCGTTCTCGCGCCCCTGACGCGGATGCGCACCGAAGAAGGCAACATACCCGGTGATCTGATGGTCGACTACTACACGCAGCGTGCGTCCCGCGGCGGGTTGCTGATTAGCGATGCGACCGCTGTTTCGCCGCTTGGCATCGCTTACGTCGACGCACCGGGGATCTATACGGAAGCCCAGATGCGCGGATGGCAGCGTGTGGTCGACGCCGTGCACGCCAGGGGGGCGCGCATCTTCCTCCAGATGTGGCACGCGGGTCGTCAGGCGCATCCGGCCAACACGGGTGGCCTGACGCCGGTTGCGCCGTCGGCACTGCGCTCGCTCGAACATGCGGCTATCCGTGACGCGAACGGAAGTATCGTCGAAGCGGAATTGGTCGTGCCGCGCGTGCTCGAGATCGATGAGATCGAGGCGATTGTCGAGCAGTTCCGTCGCGGCGCCGAACTTGCCTTGCAGGCGGGATTCGACGGCGTGGAACTGCACGGTGCGAACGGCTACCTGTTCGAGCAGTTCCTGCTGGACGGTACCAACCAGCGCACGGATCGATACGGCGGCCCGATCCCGAACCGCGCACGTTTTCTGTTCGACACGCTGGATGCCGTGGCATCCGTGTGGGGACCGGGTCGAGTGGCGCTTCGCCTGTCGCCTAGCGGAACTTATGGAACGATGTCCGACAGTGATCCGTATGCAACGTTCGGCTACGTGGCTCGCCGTCTCAACGATTACGATCTTGCGTACCTGCATTTGATCGAACCGCGTATTCGCGGCATCGTCGAACAGGCGACGCGCGAGACCGACGTGACGTCGAAGGACATCCGCCAAATCTATCGGGGGACCATTATCGCGGCGGGCGGCTTCACGGGCGCCAGCGCGGAACAGATCATTGCTGACGGGCATGCGGATCTCGTGGCCTTCGGCCGGATGTTCATTTCCAATCCCGATCTGCCGTACCGCCTGCGCCAGGGCAGGCCGCTCGCACCCTATGACCGATCGACGTTCTATGGTGGAGACGGACGAGGGTATACCGACTATGCGCGGGATTCGCAGACGATTGCGTGA
- a CDS encoding LacI family DNA-binding transcriptional regulator, which yields MPRSSDYASTPAPEDGEPSPVQRSSGARARRGSGRAVLSDVAKRAGVSTATVSRVYNEPGKVSEQVRARVEQAALELNWFPNAAGRALASTRSHIAGIVIPTLDDQVFASQVSGMQASFAARGITLFLGCSNYDPNEALSQVHAMLARGVEAIAVVGEAHPPALFDALRVWRVPYVVLYAWREGSPHDCIGFDNHAAYREITEHLIGLGHRAFAVCLQSTHGNDRVQARLAGISAALARRGLAVRPEHLLEGEATLDFGRRALRSIWQQAGSRPSAIICGNDHIALGVLREAEALGIAVPGQLSVTGFDDLAIASEARPPLTTMHVDTREIGVVAARHLLDALDGKPRRHGHAVPAVLRVRESTGPCRDS from the coding sequence ATGCCCCGTTCCTCCGATTACGCCTCCACCCCGGCCCCTGAAGACGGAGAACCGTCGCCGGTACAGCGCTCGAGCGGCGCGCGCGCGCGCCGCGGCAGCGGGCGCGCGGTGCTGTCCGACGTGGCGAAGCGCGCCGGGGTGTCCACCGCCACGGTCTCGCGCGTCTACAACGAACCCGGCAAGGTATCGGAGCAGGTGCGCGCGCGCGTCGAGCAGGCCGCGCTGGAACTGAACTGGTTCCCCAATGCGGCCGGGCGGGCGCTGGCCTCCACCCGCAGCCATATCGCCGGCATCGTCATCCCCACGCTCGACGATCAGGTGTTCGCCTCGCAGGTCAGCGGCATGCAGGCCAGCTTCGCCGCGCGCGGCATCACCTTGTTTCTCGGCTGCTCGAACTACGACCCGAACGAGGCGCTGTCGCAGGTCCATGCCATGCTCGCGCGCGGCGTGGAAGCGATCGCGGTGGTGGGCGAGGCGCATCCACCGGCGCTGTTCGATGCGCTGCGCGTCTGGCGGGTACCCTATGTGGTGCTGTACGCCTGGCGCGAGGGCAGCCCGCACGACTGCATCGGCTTCGACAACCATGCCGCCTATCGCGAGATCACCGAGCACCTGATCGGGCTCGGCCATCGCGCTTTCGCGGTCTGCCTCCAGTCGACCCACGGCAACGACCGCGTTCAGGCCCGGCTCGCGGGCATCAGCGCGGCGCTTGCGCGTCGCGGCCTGGCGGTGCGCCCCGAGCATCTGCTCGAGGGAGAAGCCACGCTCGATTTCGGCCGGCGCGCCCTGCGCTCGATCTGGCAGCAAGCGGGATCGCGGCCGAGCGCGATCATCTGCGGCAACGACCATATCGCGCTGGGCGTGCTGCGGGAAGCGGAAGCGCTGGGGATCGCCGTGCCCGGGCAGTTGTCCGTGACCGGCTTCGACGATTTGGCGATCGCGAGCGAGGCGCGGCCGCCGCTGACCACCATGCACGTGGATACGCGCGAGATCGGCGTGGTTGCGGCGCGGCATCTGCTGGATGCGCTGGATGGCAAACCGCGGCGGCACGGGCATGCGGTGCCGGCGGTCTTGAGGGTGCGCGAGTCGACGGGGCCTTGCCGCGACAGCTAG
- a CDS encoding dihydrodipicolinate synthase family protein, which yields MTSPLCATRASQSIEGIVPVMLTPFDQDGAIDYAGLERLIEWYLAHGSDALFAVAQSSEMQFLSLAERAALGRFVVERVAGRVPVVVSGHISDDPDAQAEELNAAAATGADGIVLVTNRLDPRREGTEAFAANLRRLIKRLPSDIALGLYECPAPYRRLLSDDELKLCIDTGRFVMLKDVSCDLDTVKRRVALAQGSPMTVLNANAAIAWDAMKAGSGGFNGVFTNFHPDLYHWLRNRADENPALAQELSTFLVLSAVSEALGYPALAKIYHQRIGTFQSIRCRVIDYDVRERFWALDAVLDKIVEGTEHFRARIAAAA from the coding sequence ATGACATCCCCCCTCTGCGCGACACGCGCGTCGCAATCCATCGAAGGCATCGTTCCGGTCATGCTGACGCCGTTCGACCAGGACGGCGCGATCGACTACGCCGGGCTCGAACGGCTGATCGAGTGGTATCTCGCGCACGGCAGCGACGCGCTGTTCGCGGTCGCCCAGTCCAGCGAAATGCAATTCCTGAGCCTGGCCGAGCGTGCCGCGCTGGGCCGCTTCGTGGTCGAGCGCGTGGCGGGCCGCGTGCCGGTGGTGGTGTCAGGCCACATCAGCGACGACCCCGATGCACAGGCCGAGGAGTTGAACGCTGCGGCCGCAACCGGCGCGGACGGCATCGTGCTGGTGACGAATCGGCTCGATCCGCGCCGTGAAGGCACCGAGGCGTTCGCGGCGAACCTGCGCCGGCTGATCAAGCGCCTGCCGTCGGACATTGCCTTGGGCCTGTACGAATGCCCGGCGCCCTACCGGCGCCTGCTGTCCGACGACGAGCTCAAGCTGTGCATCGATACGGGCCGCTTCGTGATGCTCAAGGACGTCAGCTGCGATCTCGACACGGTCAAGCGCCGCGTCGCGCTGGCCCAGGGCTCGCCGATGACGGTCCTCAACGCGAACGCCGCGATCGCCTGGGATGCGATGAAGGCCGGCTCGGGCGGATTCAACGGCGTGTTCACGAACTTCCATCCCGACCTGTACCACTGGCTGCGCAATCGTGCCGACGAGAACCCCGCGCTGGCGCAGGAGCTTTCGACCTTCCTGGTGCTGTCAGCGGTGTCCGAAGCGCTCGGCTACCCGGCTCTCGCGAAGATCTATCACCAGCGCATCGGCACCTTCCAGTCGATCCGCTGCCGCGTGATCGACTACGACGTACGCGAACGCTTCTGGGCGCTCGATGCCGTGCTCGACAAGATCGTCGAGGGCACCGAGCATTTCCGCGCGCGCATCGCCGCCGCGGCCTGA
- a CDS encoding MFS transporter yields MKPSLTPEQAPPRVRRAQIVALTLLMVSGIVNYLDRGTLAVANPLIRKDLGLSLGEMGLLLSAFSWSYALFQLPVGGLVDRIGPRRLLGIGLIVWSLAQAAGGLVSTFGWFIVARIVLGIGESPQFPSAARVVSNWFPLRSRGKPTGIFNSASPLGTALAPLCLSILVAEFHWRWAFIATGALGLVVAVIWLAVYRDPNPSVLTAEEARYLQGDTAKTQAAEHLSFADWRALFSNLTTWGMLIGFFGSVYLNWVYLTWLPGYLTMQRHMTLIHTGMAASLPFFCGFLGALCAGWFSDLITKRSTSPVASRRNAVVIAMLGMVAFTVPAALVESNTVAIVCISVVIFLANAASACSWALATAAAPPNRVGSLGAIQNFGGFLGGALAPILTGYIAQAWSFVPALLTAAAIAFVGAMSYLFLVRKPIEGEAQPGSTARAPA; encoded by the coding sequence ATGAAGCCAAGCCTCACGCCCGAGCAGGCCCCACCCCGCGTGCGCCGCGCCCAGATCGTGGCCCTCACGCTGCTGATGGTGAGCGGCATCGTCAACTACCTGGACCGGGGCACGCTGGCGGTGGCCAATCCGCTGATCCGCAAGGACCTCGGCCTCTCGCTCGGTGAAATGGGGCTGCTGCTGTCGGCGTTCTCGTGGAGCTACGCCCTGTTCCAGCTGCCGGTCGGCGGCCTCGTCGATCGCATCGGGCCGCGCCGGCTGCTCGGCATCGGCCTGATCGTCTGGTCGCTCGCGCAGGCGGCGGGCGGCCTGGTCTCGACCTTCGGCTGGTTCATCGTCGCGCGCATCGTGCTGGGCATCGGCGAGTCGCCGCAGTTTCCGTCCGCCGCGCGCGTGGTGAGCAACTGGTTTCCGCTGCGCTCGCGCGGCAAGCCCACCGGGATCTTCAATTCCGCCTCGCCGCTGGGCACCGCGCTCGCCCCGCTCTGCCTGTCGATCCTGGTCGCCGAGTTCCACTGGCGCTGGGCCTTCATCGCCACCGGCGCGCTCGGCCTGGTCGTCGCGGTGATCTGGCTTGCCGTCTATCGCGACCCGAACCCGTCGGTGCTGACGGCCGAGGAAGCCCGTTATCTGCAGGGCGACACGGCAAAGACGCAGGCCGCCGAACACCTGAGCTTCGCCGACTGGCGTGCCCTGTTCTCGAACCTGACCACCTGGGGCATGCTGATCGGCTTCTTCGGCTCGGTCTACCTGAACTGGGTCTACCTGACCTGGCTGCCCGGTTATCTGACCATGCAGCGCCACATGACGCTGATCCATACCGGCATGGCCGCCTCGCTGCCCTTCTTCTGCGGCTTTCTCGGCGCACTGTGCGCCGGCTGGTTCTCCGACCTCATCACGAAGCGCAGCACCTCGCCGGTGGCGAGCCGGCGCAACGCGGTGGTGATCGCGATGCTCGGCATGGTGGCATTCACGGTGCCGGCTGCGCTGGTGGAAAGCAATACGGTCGCCATCGTCTGCATCTCGGTGGTGATCTTCCTGGCCAATGCGGCCTCGGCCTGCTCCTGGGCGCTCGCGACGGCCGCGGCGCCACCCAATCGCGTCGGCTCGCTCGGCGCGATCCAGAATTTCGGCGGTTTTCTCGGCGGCGCCCTGGCACCCATCCTCACCGGCTACATCGCGCAGGCCTGGTCCTTCGTGCCGGCCCTGCTGACCGCCGCCGCGATCGCCTTCGTCGGCGCGATGAGCTACCTGTTCCTGGTGCGCAAGCCGATCGAGGGCGAAGCGCAACCCGGCAGCACGGCCCGTGCGCCGGCTTGA
- the rbsK gene encoding ribokinase produces MLVVGSANMDLAVQAKRLPARGETLLGGDLATFGGGKGANQAVAAARLGASVAMLGCLGADDFGVQLRDGLQAEGIDTAHLHTVADVASGTAVITVAEDGANTIVVSPGANARLAPDHVEAARDVIDAACLLICQLEVPLDTVLRAVALAARAGTPVLLNPAPAQPLPDALYRQVDFLILNETEAQLLTGLPVDGPAAAREAAACLLAKGVKTVIVTLGAQGAWYARGDEAGHLPAPRVEAIDTTAAGDTFVGGFAAEHVRGASLRDAIEFGQQAAALSVTRQGAQASIPTQAEVRARTAPALAAR; encoded by the coding sequence ATCCTTGTCGTCGGCAGCGCGAACATGGATCTCGCGGTGCAGGCGAAGCGTCTTCCCGCACGCGGGGAGACCTTGCTGGGCGGGGATCTGGCGACTTTCGGCGGTGGCAAGGGCGCCAACCAGGCCGTGGCCGCGGCGCGCCTGGGTGCGTCGGTGGCGATGCTCGGCTGCCTCGGCGCCGACGATTTCGGCGTGCAGCTTCGGGACGGTCTGCAAGCGGAAGGCATCGACACCGCCCATTTGCACACGGTTGCCGACGTCGCAAGCGGCACCGCCGTCATCACGGTGGCCGAGGACGGCGCGAACACGATCGTGGTGTCCCCGGGCGCCAACGCCCGCCTCGCCCCCGATCACGTCGAGGCGGCACGGGACGTCATCGACGCCGCCTGCCTGCTGATCTGCCAGCTCGAGGTGCCGCTCGATACGGTCCTGCGCGCCGTGGCGCTCGCCGCGCGAGCCGGCACGCCGGTGCTGCTGAACCCCGCGCCGGCGCAACCGCTTCCGGATGCGCTCTACCGGCAGGTCGACTTCCTGATCCTCAACGAGACCGAAGCCCAACTGCTGACCGGCCTGCCCGTCGATGGCCCTGCCGCCGCCCGCGAAGCCGCGGCATGCCTGCTCGCCAAAGGGGTGAAGACGGTGATCGTCACGCTCGGCGCGCAGGGCGCCTGGTATGCGCGCGGCGACGAGGCCGGCCATCTGCCCGCGCCACGTGTCGAGGCGATCGACACCACCGCCGCCGGCGACACCTTCGTGGGCGGTTTCGCCGCCGAGCACGTGCGCGGCGCGAGCCTGCGCGACGCGATCGAATTCGGCCAGCAGGCCGCCGCGCTCAGCGTCACGCGCCAGGGCGCGCAGGCATCCATTCCGACGCAGGCCGAGGTCCGGGCGCGAACCGCGCCCGCCCTCGCCGCCCGGTAG
- a CDS encoding HdeD family acid-resistance protein, whose protein sequence is MVRLVLLLLGIDYLRKRARALLAIGIIWLIAGIVVFVDALDNATYFPINFFAWLFLLEGLATLAVAQTGVGGQRALRYVKGLAVVGAAMLIFAGHHHGNFVLSMIFGTLFLVDGLLQCISAWIVRYRRWKIAFSWGVVEILLAIFFYQPYPTHYVGTLPYCLGLFLFFGGLNLITLAARVRRLAVNPALDTSRQSAPRPDQDESSASRIFTESGWEGPPGDDEPALTVHVWTPTGSSRAPAQRHPVVDRYIAAVDANGVISTGHAALESPEGIYISLYPGVEIDRSPDEFGRILRATQENNVPGMFQPDYATESNAWCPSTVRVRIRNYDPEKLQAFWERYRADTTYNLTYRNCSSTVSNALEAAIDGAASRLRGGKNGWASFLRILATPELWVAAQIRKRAVTMAWTPGLTLDYARALSMLADPRPFAWWKVARGALSVMTQRRKAWRKQDSLTTGARN, encoded by the coding sequence ATGGTTCGACTGGTATTGCTGCTGCTCGGAATCGACTATCTTCGCAAACGCGCTCGCGCCCTCCTCGCAATTGGCATCATTTGGCTGATTGCCGGCATCGTCGTGTTTGTCGACGCACTCGACAACGCGACTTATTTCCCCATCAATTTCTTCGCCTGGTTGTTTCTTCTGGAGGGATTGGCAACGCTCGCCGTCGCACAGACCGGCGTCGGCGGACAACGGGCGTTACGTTATGTGAAGGGATTGGCCGTCGTTGGAGCCGCGATGCTGATCTTCGCCGGCCACCACCACGGCAATTTCGTACTGTCGATGATCTTCGGTACGTTGTTTCTCGTCGATGGGCTCTTGCAGTGTATTTCCGCGTGGATCGTCCGGTATCGACGCTGGAAAATCGCCTTCTCCTGGGGCGTCGTCGAAATCCTGCTCGCGATCTTTTTCTATCAACCGTATCCGACACACTATGTCGGCACGCTACCGTACTGCCTCGGCCTGTTTCTATTCTTCGGCGGCCTCAACCTGATCACGCTCGCCGCGCGCGTGCGCCGTTTGGCCGTCAATCCAGCACTCGATACGTCGCGGCAGTCCGCGCCGCGCCCTGACCAAGATGAGTCCAGTGCCAGCCGGATCTTTACCGAATCGGGTTGGGAAGGTCCCCCGGGAGACGACGAGCCTGCATTGACCGTACACGTTTGGACGCCTACCGGTTCGTCGAGGGCGCCCGCGCAACGTCATCCGGTTGTCGATCGATACATTGCGGCCGTCGATGCGAATGGGGTTATCTCGACGGGACATGCGGCGCTGGAGTCGCCCGAAGGCATCTACATCAGCCTCTACCCTGGCGTCGAAATCGACCGATCACCCGACGAGTTCGGACGAATCCTGCGCGCGACACAAGAAAACAACGTGCCGGGAATGTTTCAGCCCGACTACGCGACCGAATCGAATGCGTGGTGCCCGTCAACGGTGCGCGTGCGTATTCGCAACTATGATCCCGAGAAATTACAAGCGTTCTGGGAACGCTATCGGGCAGATACGACCTACAACCTGACCTACCGCAATTGCTCGAGCACGGTATCCAACGCGCTGGAGGCAGCGATCGACGGCGCCGCCTCGCGCTTGCGCGGCGGAAAAAACGGGTGGGCAAGTTTCCTGCGAATCCTGGCCACGCCGGAGCTGTGGGTTGCCGCGCAAATCCGGAAACGCGCGGTCACGATGGCATGGACGCCGGGGCTTACGCTGGATTATGCGCGGGCGTTGAGCATGCTCGCAGATCCTCGTCCATTCGCGTGGTGGAAGGTTGCGCGAGGTGCGCTGTCCGTGATGACACAGCGCCGGAAGGCGTGGCGAAAACAAGATTCGCTGACTACCGGCGCGCGCAACTGA
- a CDS encoding SDR family oxidoreductase has protein sequence MANHDIRGKTVLVAGGAKNLGGLIARDLAREGAKAVVIHYNSAGTKQAADDTVAAVKQSGAQAIALQADLTSAAAMEKLFADAVAAVGRPDIAINTVGKVLKKPFTEIDEAEYDEMAAVNSKSAFFFLREAGRHVNDNGKIVTLVTSLLGAFTPFYAAYAGTKAPVEHFTRAAAKEFGARGISVTAVGPGPMDTPFFYPAEGADAVSYHKTAAALSGFSKTGLTDIEDVVPFIRHLVTDGWWITGQTILINGGYTTK, from the coding sequence ATGGCAAACCATGACATTCGTGGCAAAACGGTACTCGTTGCGGGAGGCGCAAAGAACCTCGGTGGGCTTATCGCGCGCGACCTGGCTCGAGAGGGTGCGAAGGCGGTCGTGATCCATTACAACAGCGCCGGCACGAAGCAGGCCGCCGATGACACCGTCGCAGCGGTCAAGCAATCCGGCGCGCAAGCCATTGCGCTGCAGGCCGACCTCACGAGTGCCGCGGCAATGGAGAAGCTGTTCGCGGATGCCGTCGCGGCGGTCGGACGACCGGACATCGCAATCAACACGGTCGGCAAAGTGCTGAAAAAGCCATTCACGGAAATCGACGAGGCCGAATACGACGAGATGGCCGCAGTGAATTCGAAATCGGCGTTTTTCTTCTTGCGCGAAGCCGGCCGCCATGTGAACGACAATGGGAAGATCGTCACTCTCGTCACCTCCCTGCTCGGCGCATTCACCCCCTTCTATGCGGCCTATGCCGGCACGAAGGCGCCTGTCGAGCACTTCACGCGCGCGGCTGCGAAGGAGTTCGGCGCGCGAGGCATTTCGGTGACCGCCGTGGGACCCGGCCCGATGGATACGCCGTTTTTCTATCCCGCCGAAGGCGCGGACGCCGTTTCGTATCACAAGACGGCGGCTGCCCTCTCGGGGTTTTCAAAAACGGGATTGACCGATATCGAGGACGTCGTGCCGTTTATCCGTCATCTCGTGACCGACGGCTGGTGGATCACCGGTCAGACCATACTCATCAACGGTGGATATACCACGAAGTAA
- a CDS encoding LysR family transcriptional regulator, translating into MDRIDLFRVFTRVVECSNFTRAADTLGMPRSSVSAAVQELENRVGTRLLNRTTRRVTTTQDGAAFYERCLRLMADMDETENLFRSSAFAAAGTLRIEMPGRIGRLIVAPALPAFLEAHPQIDIEMGATDRPVDLIEERIDCALRVGTLKESELIARPIGELALINVASPTYLARHGIPRNPGDLANHTSVGYASPSNGRPVPWEWIEGDATHTLGVKARVTANNAETYIACCLTGLGLIQIPAYDVEAHIRAGELVEVLSEYRPAPMPVTLLYPHRQHLSRRLQVFADWLVELVRSRCCEQ; encoded by the coding sequence ATGGACCGTATCGATCTGTTTCGGGTATTCACCCGCGTCGTGGAGTGCTCGAACTTCACCCGCGCCGCGGATACGCTCGGGATGCCGCGCTCCTCGGTGTCGGCCGCGGTTCAAGAGCTGGAGAACCGTGTCGGCACCCGCTTGCTGAATCGCACGACGCGTCGGGTCACGACGACCCAGGACGGCGCCGCCTTCTACGAACGCTGTCTGCGGCTGATGGCCGACATGGACGAAACGGAGAACTTGTTCCGTTCATCGGCCTTTGCTGCCGCAGGCACGTTGCGCATCGAGATGCCCGGTCGGATTGGGCGCTTGATCGTCGCCCCCGCGCTCCCCGCCTTCCTCGAGGCACATCCTCAAATCGATATCGAAATGGGTGCAACGGATCGACCGGTCGATTTGATCGAGGAACGGATCGATTGCGCGCTGCGCGTTGGCACCCTCAAGGAATCCGAGCTCATTGCGCGGCCCATCGGAGAGCTCGCGCTCATCAACGTCGCCAGTCCTACCTATCTTGCTCGCCACGGTATTCCGCGTAATCCCGGCGACCTCGCCAACCACACGTCGGTCGGGTATGCCTCTCCGTCCAATGGACGGCCTGTGCCGTGGGAATGGATCGAGGGCGATGCGACGCACACGCTGGGGGTCAAGGCGCGCGTAACCGCCAACAATGCCGAGACGTATATCGCTTGTTGCCTGACTGGCCTCGGGCTTATCCAGATACCCGCCTACGATGTCGAGGCCCATATCCGCGCCGGAGAGCTCGTGGAGGTGCTCAGCGAGTATCGTCCCGCACCGATGCCGGTTACCTTGCTTTATCCGCATCGGCAGCACCTGTCTCGGCGCTTGCAGGTATTCGCCGACTGGCTCGTGGAACTCGTGAGAAGTCGCTGCTGTGAGCAGTGA